From the genome of Neomonachus schauinslandi chromosome 1, ASM220157v2, whole genome shotgun sequence:
tcctacccattttttcctcttttccttcccaatCCTGCATGGTTTAGGAATGACTTGTTTCAGAAATCAAACCTTGCATATTAAGACCTTAAAAGGGAATTTCGTGCCTCGTCCCTCCCTGTAAACTGTTGACATTTCCTTTCAATCCCCAACTCATTCCTGATGGGTCACTATTATGTATTGCCTGCAGGATTGGCTGTTAAGCTACCAGTTACATAAATTGCCTTTGTGGTGTCTGACAGTCTCTCTAGGAGATTCTGTCTGGAATATTGATACTTCCTTGACCTTTCCATGAGGTCCTAGCATAGGCCCTTTTAATAGGCTAGATTTTCCTATCCTTTCTGTGCCTTTTGAGATAATTTcctccttgtatttatttttagctctGGTTGTATTGTATGTATTTCTGCAAAATATATCAAGTTATTTTTGGGACAAGGgtaggatataaataaataacacatacTGCTGAGATCAGTTTCTGGAAGACTTGAGTTATCCAGCAGTCAGAGGCAGTTAATTGGAATCTGTATCTcaaacttttccttcttttggcaAGCCCTTGTTATTTGGAGCAAGGGGCCGTTTTAAGTGAGACTTTGAGCATTTGTCGGAGAGATCAATGAGGAGAGGGCGAAGGAGGAAGTGGGGTAGTGGAAAGAGTCCTCCAGTGAGGGCCTAGGGAACCGGAGTCCCAGCTTATCCTTCTAGGAGGCTCTGGGCAGATCCCTTCTTGGCTCGGATCCTCGCTCCCCTCTTTCACAACATGGCTTCCTCATTGCTGTAGCCCTTCCTAATTTTAGGAGTTCATAACAAGGGGTGCTAACTTTGGAGTAGACTGTAGCCTCTGACTCTTTAGTACTCCTTGTGCTGCTTtatgttatttactttttaaagatttatttctccattttgagagagagagagaaagagagagcaagcagggggtggggcagagggaaagggagaggatctcaagcagcctccctgctgagtggggagcctgatctggggttcgatctcacaaccctgagatcatgacctgagctgaaatcaagagtcagacgcttcaccagctgagccacccaggaaccccctcTCCTGTGTTGCTTTAAACTTTCATCCTCCCTAAAAACAAACTAAACTGTCTGCTGTGGAGTATTAAAAATACTCAGGTATTGGATAGCTGAAAGAAATATTGTTTCCTACCTCTTTCTGCAGAAAGTATAGACAGCAGTCCCCTTTCCATGCCTTTCCACATAGATCTGTTTTCCTGGGAGTTCATAGCTGAAGGTGATTTCTGAGGGGCTCCATGCAGGGTTATGGAAGAAAGACATGAGGAAGCTCTGGGGAAAATTCTCTATTGCACTAAGCAAAAGGCTCTTGCCATATCCAGAATCACTTCGTGATCATGTGCAATTCTGAGCTGCTTAGTAAATAAACTAGAACATCATAATTGCTGAATGATAACATTGCAGTTTTTGTTATACACAATGTGTTCTGGATTACTTCAAGAATACacagttttctctatttttcttttctggtaaaTTGTTTGGAGTCATGCAGGGAGGAAAGTGTTCTGATTTGAATTAAGGCCAGGTGAAGAGAGTGAAAtcatcagttattttattttattttttttctttacctttactCTTACAGCTTTAATTATTTGAGTAACTAAGTAGTTTGACCCTGCCTTTTAAGGTCATTGGTGAGGttcttttccttaaaacaaaacaaaacaaaaaaaacacaacaaaaaacccaaaacaaaacaaaaacttttttctgatttcattttctccaacTCCTTCTATGTTAAAGAAAATTTCCCTCCAAAGATAATCATGTTCGTATTTTTGCAAAGTTCTCTTAAAGCAtctttaaatgtacttttttggTTGATTAATTTAGTCATTGTAGATCCTTGagcacaaaaagatgaaaaatcctTGTAAGGAATTGAATCTGCAAGTGTCTTATATTTTATCGTGAATAgatctaaaatgttttattttttgacagcCCAAGACAAAGGATGATGACTAGACATCTGACTTAACTATTAGAGAATTATTTTCTTCGTCTTAGGGAATTTATGGGATTCTTTCAAATGGATATGGACAGAAGTAACTAGATGTATACCACTTTTCCCACTTTGTGATTTGAAAATgtctaaaaatacatatgtatgattTTTACATCCTTGGCCCTATGTTATTTCTCAATTTAGGATATAAGCATTAGGAACTTACTAATTTATTTTGGTAATTATCTATTCTCTTAGTTACAAATACTGGTAAGTAATTTTCTTTCAGTATAACTCTGAGCCTATTgttaaaagcatatttaaaatcattccattaaaaatgatgatcCAAATTTGGTGAAGTTCTTTCTGACCATCTGGGCTGTTGCAAAAGTTGAAAAATCTAGGACACTATCAGGAATGTCACCAATAGCTAGTAATTTGAGAATAATTTAATGTGAGGAATATGTTGAAAGACTATTTTAAGTCCACGTATTTAaagtaggttttatttattctaatctGGGAACATATGAATTGGAAAATTCTCAAGGTAAGCTCTTGGTTGTAAAGTCTTTTATAATGATGACCATCCATCCAAATCAGCAGTGATCATCGAGAGTTGGAGATTATTGTTGAATTTGGAGAGAGCTGAGACTCTTATATCACTCTTAAATAGTTGAAGTTGTTATAGAAActgcatataaaatataaacacacatgtacatgtgGAATGAGCAGGGTATTAGAATGGATCTCTTCTTGTCTGAGTTTTCATTGAGGTGCCTATGGTATCTATCAAAAGACCAACTATCCCATATGTAGTATGTCATGAGTCTGCCTTATGGCTTTTGAATATTTAAGAGTCAAGAGGGGGTTAGAGAAGAAATTTCTTTGGAGAGAGCTGTGGTCATGCAGTGAGTTGTCACCACCCCCTTGGGAGAAGTGGTGGTGAGTACAGTTTTGTAACCCCAAATCCAGAGAGGTGTCATCAAAAGGACTAATCAGAGAGCTCTGAATTGTGTTTCTTGCAGTTGGAGGACCCAGGAATTTAGAGCAGCCCATGAATCAGTGTCTGACTCAACCCAGGAAATCTAGAAGGGAAAGCAAAGACAGGCTGTCAACTATGTGGGTGGTAGGATGGGTGTGCTGATGCTTGAGAATTGGCCTGCTTTTCCAGGCTTTGTCAGAGCATGAGATATGCGAGTGTTTCCTAGGGACCAGATCCAGACTGCAGAGGACAGAGCCAATGAGGAGTTGTTTTGAATCTAGTCAAGAATTGCAACTGAAGGAGGTCAGGGAACCACAACATATGAGGTCCAAGGGAGATTGCTAGATCCTTGGGGCTCAAGGAGAGGTTCACAAAGAACAACCCAGAGAAGAGTCTAGGTCTAAGAGAAGGACCCTGGAGGGAACCTCTGCATAGTCCATGCAGACTCCCCCAAAAAACTCAGCATTAGGTATACAGACACAgacaactccttttttttttttagagatgggtagaggggggcagagggagagagaaaaagagagagagagagagaatttttttttttttaagtttttctgggAGTAAagtctaggatttttttttaaagattttatttagttatttgagagagggagaacgagagacagcacgagtggggaggagagggagaagcaggctccccatgagcaggaagcctgatgcagggctcaatcccaggaccccgggatcatgacctgacccaaaggcagacacttgactgactgagccacccaggcgccccgagagagagagagactcttaagcaggctccatgcctagcatggagcctgatgtggcactcgatctcatgccctgagatcacaacctgagccaaaatcaagagtgggatgctcaaccgactgagccacccaggagcctcataCAGATAACTCCTCATATGTACTCATGCACTACAGGCCCATAGAGAGCAAAGCTGACTTGTAACAGAACCAGCACAGGAAGAGTTCTCCTGTCCCTTAATTTTTTCAACCTTGGGAGAATCAGAACATTAGCTAGCAGGGTAAGGGCAGtatgggggagaaggagaaaatcacCATGACCATTACCCTATTAGCGGTTTCCATATTGAAGCAGGACTAGGGAAGAGACTCAACACAAAGGCAAGGACAGATGTTTGCTTGGTACATGTTGTGGCCTTTCTGTTTGTCACTTGAAGTGGTTCTAGGACTGTCTATTACCTGTGAAAAGCAAACTAATGGGCCTGTTAGAGTTTTTTATCCAAGGGCAGAGGAAGATCATTAACACCTAATCAAGTTTAGAGGGACAAtgggcaagaaaataaaaatgttttatgttatgAATTATGCTTGTTCAGCATACTTGTTACATAAAGGTGTAACTGTATGTTCATTTCTGAAtagaaatgatatatatataactcCTAAGTACATACccatatatttaacatatatcaATAAATGTAAGTACCTATTTGGACTAATCAAATCATTTTTCGGTAAAATAATTTGCTTTGgaactaaaattaatttatttcaaaatgtcagtATTTCAGTCTGTCAAGtaagttattaaaaattatttttctcattttttcttactattttctcccattttaaggTTTAAAGTAGTCAGAATTCTAACAAAAACATTGGGGTAGGACAGATATctatgaagaaaagagagatggaTACAATGAggttgtcagagagagagcacagttaacttttgttttttttttcaatctcccAAACCTATCTATTCTAGAACATCTTTCCTCCAGTAGAGTGTGTCCTCAAATATGATACCCAGGATAGTAAGAGGAATTGTTTGAAATAAAACTGGTTCCTAGTGAAATATGTTTTGGAAATTGATGTCCATTTACCAAGTCTTACTTGCTGGGATCTTCTTAAACTCCTTAGTGTATATTGTAGATTTCCTAAGTGGCTATGTAGTGTGTGGCATTGTTCAAACATGTTTGACCATAGAGCATTGTTTTGGTGAGGGCCATGCTTTAGAAACATACATTTAAGAACCCTGGGGATGACTGATGCTCCGGCTGAGGAACAGGCAACCAGTTCACCCAACTTGTAGAAGTGGCTTTGCTCAGGAGCAGGGATTCCTACAATGGAGGCATAGAGACTAAGGCTGAGAGATGCCCGATATTTATTCCAGAGACGTATACGAACGAGTGAGTGGTCCATTCCTGTTCCTCTTCAGCCCCTGGGCCTGCAGGACTAACTTCAAAGACCAGctggtttgtaaatatttgaaTCACATTATGGGATTGCTAGACAGACTTTCAGGCTTGCTTGGCCTAAAGAAGGAGGAGGTTCATGTTTTGTGCCTTGGTCTGGATAATAGCGCCAAAACAACAATCATTAACAAACTTAAACCTTCAAATGCTCAATCACAAGATATAGTTCCAACCAGAGGATTCAGcatagagaaattcaaatcatcCAGTTTGTCTTTTACAGTGTTTGACATATCAGGCCAAGGAAGATACAGAAATCTCTGGGCACACTATTATAAAGAAGGACAAGCCATTATTTTTGTCATTGATAGTAGCGATAGGTTGAGAATGGTTGTGGCCAAAGAAGAACTTGATACTCTGCTGAGCCATCCAGATATTAAGCACGGCCGAATACCAATCTTATTCTTTGCAAACAAAATGGATCTTAGAGATGCAGTGACATCTGTAAAAGTGTCTCAGCTGCTGTGTTTAGAGAACAGCAAAGGTAACCATGGCATATTTGTGCTAGTGAAGCCATAAAAGGAGAAGGATTGCAAGAAGGTGTAGACTGGTTTCAAGAATTCTGAAATTTCCCAGCATGATAAACAAGAAAGCCTCTGGTTGATTTTGGACCAAtttaatcttattattttaaggttaaaaaatgttgagtaaaatattaaatgacataTTTTGTGCTGTGATTCCATTCTCTTTTGGAAGGATTTTCAGtaattacatacatattataACCCAAAGACAAGAATCCCTGAGTAGactatgaagtattttttaaaaccgGCAAAGAATGTACAGAAATGATTGCAGAGGTGTAAGTTGTTTTCTAGCTCTGAAACTTTCAAATGAGAtatctctgaaaaaaatctttctaaaagacTAATCTCATTTTATCACTTTATCTGTATGGGAAAAGCTAATGTTTCCAAGGTCTTAAAATAAGACTTTTATAAACTTATGCATATGGGTATTCCAATGAAAGATAGAGGACTGAGCACATAATTAGTTTCATCCCCTTCTCAAATCTTACTAACAGTGAGGGGGGTTTTGTTTAAAGACATTATCctacaagaacaacaacaacaaaaaaaatggaagtgacaAAAATGGCAACCAAATTTTGGAAGCTGGATGTCTGATGAATGTTGAATGACTTAACAGACCTGAGAATGGTGAATTCTAAACTAGCACTGAGGAAAGCTGGAAAGCATCCCACTTTATGATGCAGATACCCTCAAAGGCTCAGATAGTGATAGGAAGTGGAAAGAAGGATGAGGTGGGGCTGAAAAGAGAGACAGTTATACTTTCTTGCCCCCCCAGAAAGATTGAAGGTTCATTCTTGCAGAGAGTCAAACAGAGTATCTCTGGACTAGGGTATGCCAAGCACAATTGTGTGTGGCAGTGCTGATCTGAAAATGAGGAATAACTGAAAGTTTTATACCAAATAGTATAATCctcttctgccttctcctccttctccaagAAGACACTGGCAGTAGGTAGGATATAGAAAGTCATCTTTAAGAAATCAGACCAGTGAGAGAAAAGACCTAAAGGTATTAACATCAAAGATTCCCAAGAAAACGGTGTAGCTAGCTACACTAGAATAAAGACCACATTTGACAAGCCTTACACACATATTGAAATTTCAGTCAGCTTTATAGTGTTCATTCATACTTAAGAGAAGATGGCAAAGGATCACCAGGCATTTGAGGACCAAAACATTATAAATTATGGAACATcaacaaaccaaaaaagcagGTTAGAGGAAGTAGAATTTTTTAGGGAGAACATTTCAAGAAACTATTGGAGTATCCTCAAAGAGATAAGAAAAGGTATTACTTTCATGAATATGACCAGGGATACTACTTGAAAAggaccaaaggggaaaaaaaaataagttcttggaaaataatagaacagaagaaatggaaaatcaataaaaagaagataaaatagagGCATTCTCTCAGAAAGTAGAGCAAAAAGATAAggattggaaagaaaagaaagtaggaggCCCAATATCCAAATAACAGGAATTTTAGAAtgagcaaagagagaaaatagaggggaaaaaatttatcaaataaGTCACCAAATGGTATTTTCCAGAACTGATGAGTTTTTAGTTGAAAGGCCTCTTGAGAGCCCAGTGcagcaaatgaaaatattaccACACCAAGGCTCACTATTACTTAATTTCAACACTGAAGACAATGGAAGATTCTACAAGATTCCTGGGAAGAAAATCAGATGCAGGCtgaagaagacatgaaaagatagtATTTGGAAACCTCAACAATTTTCAATTCAAGGAATGTATCTTAAGACAAACTGAAtagttcaaatttttaaaaagatgtttgtgCATCTAAGAATACTAAGACTTTATAATCTTCTGCTTGCATTTGTGGATTCTGAATGAACTTTTTAAGAACATAGGACTTCAGGTATGCTAATCTGaccattaattatattaaaactaAATCTTTCCTCAGAAGGGCTCCTTCCCCAGAATTATCAACTTCTTGGTAAAAGTCTACATTTGATTGTAATTAGAATGTTTAAAGTCAGATTTATAAGCCATCTCAATATCTCATCATGATTTATAATatctttaatgcattttattttttaaattgtcttctaAAATTTAGTTTATGATATGACTTTGCAGTATGATTGTGCTTGgaaaaagaactttaaatatttataagggACCATGGgtaattaatatatacataaaatttttgcTATATGTCACTATCAATAAAACATAATatgcaatgtaaaaaaaaaaagaaccctgggGATTGTTGCAAATTTGAAAGATATCCACAACAGAATATAGATTCTAAATCTTAAAGATATCAGATgattctaataataaataataaggagTATTTACAGAGGATGGAAATATATTTTGCCAGGCAATTTG
Proteins encoded in this window:
- the LOC110584821 gene encoding ADP-ribosylation factor-like protein 6 — encoded protein: MGLLDRLSGLLGLKKEEVHVLCLGLDNSAKTTIINKLKPSNAQSQDIVPTRGFSIEKFKSSSLSFTVFDISGQGRYRNLWAHYYKEGQAIIFVIDSSDRLRMVVAKEELDTLLSHPDIKHGRIPILFFANKMDLRDAVTSVKVSQLLCLENSKGNHGIFVLVKP